One window of Brachybacterium ginsengisoli genomic DNA carries:
- a CDS encoding transporter substrate-binding domain-containing protein, translated as MQNRRSFIRGSGLVLSAAALGGLAACSRTSTGGGAGEGEDGGLLATLQDAGKIVVGFAGEAPYSFDDNGEITGATLAMHREIFGELGIDTVEGKLTDWNSLIPGLNAGQFDAVSAGMSILPERCAEAAFSEPEFQYTTALMVPKGNPEGLEDMQSFVDSGLTVATMSGAVESTYASDLGLESIEVGGPQDGVDALSSGNADAFALTAISLNWLAENSATDFEVTDSFVAEIDGEKQVGAGGTVFRKEDTSLLDAYNEKLAAIISDPERYLSIVGDFGFTKEELPPEEMTAELLCSGDLSSLQ; from the coding sequence ATGCAGAACCGCCGCAGCTTCATCCGAGGGAGCGGTCTCGTCCTGTCCGCCGCAGCGCTGGGCGGTCTCGCCGCCTGCAGCCGCACCAGCACCGGGGGAGGTGCCGGTGAGGGCGAGGACGGGGGCCTGCTCGCCACGCTCCAGGACGCCGGAAAGATCGTGGTCGGCTTCGCCGGCGAGGCTCCCTACAGCTTCGACGACAACGGCGAGATCACCGGTGCGACCCTGGCCATGCACCGCGAGATCTTCGGCGAGCTCGGCATCGACACCGTCGAGGGCAAGCTCACCGACTGGAACTCGCTCATCCCGGGCCTGAACGCCGGTCAGTTCGACGCCGTCAGCGCCGGGATGTCGATCCTCCCCGAGCGCTGCGCCGAGGCCGCCTTCAGCGAGCCGGAGTTCCAGTACACGACGGCACTCATGGTGCCCAAGGGCAACCCCGAGGGCCTCGAGGACATGCAGTCCTTCGTCGACTCGGGCCTCACCGTCGCCACCATGAGCGGCGCGGTCGAGAGCACGTACGCGAGCGACCTCGGCCTCGAGAGCATCGAGGTCGGCGGCCCGCAGGACGGCGTGGACGCGCTCAGCAGCGGCAACGCGGACGCCTTCGCGCTCACCGCGATCTCGCTGAACTGGCTGGCCGAGAACTCCGCCACCGACTTCGAGGTCACCGACAGCTTCGTCGCCGAGATCGACGGTGAGAAGCAGGTGGGCGCCGGCGGCACGGTCTTCCGCAAGGAGGACACCTCCCTGCTCGACGCCTACAACGAGAAGCTGGCCGCGATCATCTCCGATCCCGAGCGCTACCTCTCGATCGTGGGCGACTTCGGCTTCACGAAGGAGGAGCTGCCCCCGGAGGAGATGACGGCGGAGCTGCTGTGCTCGGGCGATCTCTCGTCCCTGCAGTGA
- a CDS encoding amino acid ABC transporter ATP-binding protein produces the protein MPENTAAPVGEPHIEFRDVVKKFGDHTVLEGLDFTVSRGERVTLIGPSGSGKTTILRLVMTLEELTGGYIHIGGTPLQYEEQGGKRVRIPDKRRRRTTTGIGMVFQHFNLFPNMTVLENIIEAPVHVMGLSKDEAAHKAEALLDKVGMAWKKDARPSELSGGQQQRVAIARALAMDPEILLLDEVTSALDPELVGEVLGVLKDIAAETDISMLIVTHEMQFARDVSQRVMMFDHGSIVEEGTPEKMFSAPENQRTQDFLRAVL, from the coding sequence TTGCCTGAGAACACCGCAGCACCCGTCGGCGAGCCGCACATCGAGTTCCGCGACGTGGTCAAGAAGTTCGGTGACCACACCGTGCTCGAGGGCCTGGACTTCACCGTCTCCCGGGGCGAGCGGGTCACCCTCATCGGCCCGTCGGGATCGGGCAAGACCACGATCCTTCGCCTGGTGATGACCCTCGAGGAGCTCACCGGCGGCTACATCCACATCGGCGGCACACCGCTGCAGTACGAGGAGCAGGGCGGGAAGCGGGTGCGGATCCCGGACAAGCGCCGCCGCCGCACCACCACCGGCATCGGGATGGTGTTCCAGCACTTCAACCTGTTCCCGAACATGACCGTCCTCGAGAACATCATCGAGGCGCCCGTGCACGTCATGGGGCTGTCCAAGGACGAGGCGGCGCACAAGGCCGAGGCCCTGCTGGACAAGGTGGGCATGGCGTGGAAGAAGGACGCCCGCCCCTCCGAGCTCTCCGGCGGGCAGCAGCAGCGTGTCGCGATCGCCCGGGCCCTGGCCATGGACCCCGAGATCCTGCTGCTGGACGAGGTCACCTCGGCGCTGGATCCCGAGCTGGTGGGGGAGGTGCTCGGCGTGCTGAAGGACATCGCCGCGGAGACCGACATCTCGATGCTCATCGTGACCCACGAGATGCAGTTCGCCCGGGACGTCTCCCAGCGCGTGATGATGTTCGACCACGGATCGATCGTGGAGGAGGGGACGCCGGAGAAGATGTTCAGCGCTCCGGAGAACCAGCGCACCCAGGACTTCCTGCGCGCCGTCCTCTGA
- a CDS encoding arsenate reductase/protein-tyrosine-phosphatase family protein, giving the protein MEPLRLLTVCTGNVCRSPAAAVMLRAAVEEAGLSDRIEVGSAGTSWEVEGMPMDDRTELALEHAGYSRPFEHVARTIHLTELLAWDLVLPMTADHERTIERMAEQAPEGSTAPEVRMWRRFEPGIPADAPATDIAVEDPWYEGQGAFDRTILQMQRSIPAIIAHAQEMLAAR; this is encoded by the coding sequence ATGGAACCCCTGCGTCTGCTGACCGTCTGCACCGGCAATGTGTGCCGCTCCCCGGCCGCCGCCGTGATGCTGCGCGCCGCCGTCGAGGAGGCGGGGCTGTCGGACCGCATCGAGGTGGGCTCCGCCGGCACCAGCTGGGAGGTCGAGGGGATGCCGATGGACGATCGCACCGAGCTCGCCCTCGAGCACGCCGGCTACTCCCGGCCCTTCGAGCACGTGGCGCGCACGATCCATCTCACCGAGCTGCTCGCCTGGGACCTGGTGCTGCCGATGACGGCCGATCACGAGCGGACCATCGAGCGCATGGCCGAGCAGGCTCCTGAGGGCTCCACCGCGCCCGAGGTCCGCATGTGGCGGCGCTTCGAGCCGGGGATCCCGGCGGACGCCCCCGCGACCGACATCGCCGTCGAGGACCCGTGGTACGAGGGGCAAGGCGCCTTCGACCGGACGATCCTCCAGATGCAGCGCAGCATTCCGGCGATCATCGCCCATGCGCAGGAGATGCTCGCCGCGCGCTGA
- a CDS encoding GntR family transcriptional regulator — MRPRQETVQLPMMQPIRRPSIIDQAELELRNAIYFGDLRPGDTIPEVQVSKQMGISRSSLREACQRLVRDGLLTQIPGRGLFVTRMDAGTMSDFIDYRLGIEMQAASIVADRVAFLRSAGDAAAAESLLAPLREPMERTRRALEAEEVIEAGNADLDLHQQIAEIAGNRFLISSMSTIVILTRMGSFSDPRGFGVRADLAEAHEKLLAALSAGDASRARAVLRETLQELAGRLRSGEAELEVVRDPDLLESDGPEWTTLGDDQGE; from the coding sequence ATGCGCCCTCGTCAGGAGACGGTCCAGCTGCCGATGATGCAGCCCATCCGTCGACCCTCGATCATCGACCAGGCCGAGCTCGAGCTGCGCAATGCGATCTACTTCGGCGATCTCCGCCCGGGCGACACCATCCCGGAGGTCCAGGTCTCCAAGCAGATGGGCATCTCCCGCTCCTCGCTGCGCGAGGCCTGCCAGCGCCTGGTGCGCGACGGCCTGCTCACCCAGATCCCCGGGCGCGGGCTGTTCGTGACCCGGATGGATGCCGGCACCATGTCGGACTTCATCGACTACCGGCTCGGCATCGAGATGCAGGCCGCCTCGATCGTGGCAGACCGTGTGGCGTTCCTGCGCTCCGCGGGCGACGCCGCAGCGGCCGAGTCGCTGCTGGCGCCGCTGCGCGAGCCGATGGAGCGCACGCGCCGCGCGCTCGAGGCGGAGGAGGTCATCGAGGCGGGCAACGCCGACCTCGACCTGCACCAGCAGATCGCGGAGATCGCCGGGAACCGCTTCCTCATCTCCTCGATGAGCACCATCGTGATCCTCACCCGGATGGGCAGCTTCTCGGACCCGCGCGGCTTCGGCGTCCGCGCCGACCTCGCCGAGGCCCACGAGAAGCTGCTGGCCGCGCTCTCCGCCGGGGACGCCTCCCGCGCCCGGGCCGTGCTGCGCGAGACGCTGCAGGAGCTCGCCGGCCGCCTGCGCAGCGGTGAGGCCGAGCTCGAGGTGGTGCGCGATCCCGATCTGCTGGAGTCCGACGGCCCCGAGTGGACCACCCTGGGCGACGACCAGGGCGAGTAG
- a CDS encoding App1 family protein, with translation MGISSRLASARGALRAVTARSQTDRPHWAARIEDVKNTVVGGSLRRLHWDLRLQPFHGFGSGARVRVLAKVLYASPGTPADFHDQPVHDMRTMAVRGWRNFAGQVAPHRTVHVLLGDHQFTVRADRSGIVDAELEVELPPGDHQAVLWTVPGNEVTADITVVSDEAEVGLVSDIDDTVMVTWLPRPLLAFWNAFVVHQSSRQVVPGMPMLYQRLAREHPAMPVFYLSTGAWNVFPVLKRFLYRNGYPDGPLLLTDWGPTNTGFFRSGPEHKHRALEQLAREFPTLRWILIGDDGQHDPSIYAEFAARHPEQVDSVLIRRLTEPEQLLAHGTLRPRELSSQRRDTPITLSAPDGHGLLSELERTGKISS, from the coding sequence GTGGGGATCTCCTCCAGGCTGGCCTCTGCTCGCGGCGCCCTGCGGGCCGTCACCGCGCGCTCCCAGACCGATCGTCCGCACTGGGCGGCGCGGATCGAGGACGTCAAGAACACAGTGGTCGGCGGCTCGTTGCGCCGCCTCCACTGGGACCTGCGCCTGCAACCCTTCCACGGCTTCGGCTCGGGCGCCCGCGTGCGCGTGCTGGCGAAGGTCCTCTACGCCTCCCCCGGCACGCCCGCGGACTTCCACGACCAGCCGGTCCATGACATGCGCACCATGGCGGTGCGCGGCTGGCGCAACTTCGCCGGCCAGGTCGCACCCCATCGCACCGTCCACGTGCTGCTCGGGGATCACCAGTTCACCGTGCGCGCCGACCGCTCCGGCATCGTCGACGCCGAGCTAGAGGTGGAGCTGCCGCCCGGCGACCATCAGGCGGTGCTGTGGACCGTCCCCGGCAACGAGGTCACCGCGGACATCACCGTGGTCTCCGACGAGGCCGAGGTGGGCCTGGTCAGCGACATCGACGACACCGTGATGGTGACCTGGCTGCCGCGCCCGCTTCTCGCCTTCTGGAACGCCTTCGTGGTCCATCAGTCCTCGCGCCAGGTGGTCCCCGGGATGCCGATGCTCTACCAGCGCCTGGCGCGGGAGCATCCGGCGATGCCCGTCTTCTACCTCTCCACCGGGGCCTGGAACGTGTTCCCCGTGCTCAAGCGCTTCCTCTACCGCAACGGCTACCCGGACGGCCCGCTGCTGCTGACCGACTGGGGACCCACCAACACCGGGTTCTTCCGCTCGGGCCCGGAGCACAAGCACCGCGCCCTCGAGCAGCTCGCCCGCGAGTTCCCGACCCTGCGCTGGATCCTCATCGGGGACGACGGCCAGCACGACCCCTCGATCTACGCCGAGTTCGCCGCGCGCCACCCCGAGCAGGTCGACTCCGTGCTGATCCGCCGGCTCACCGAGCCCGAGCAGCTGCTCGCCCACGGCACGCTGCGCCCCCGCGAGCTCTCCTCGCAGCGCCGCGACACCCCGATCACCCTCTCCGCGCCCGACGGCCACGGCCTGCTGAGCGAGCTGGAGCGCACCGGAAAGATCTCGTCATGA
- a CDS encoding aldo/keto reductase — translation MSIDAYLPAASRYDSTPYRRVGRSGVQLPPISLGLWQNFGENRDPLTLRTIVRRAFDLGVHHFDLANNYGPPPGSAETQLGRILAQDFRAHRDELVISSKAGYRMWDGPFGDGGSRKYLLNSLDQSLERLGLDHVDIFYHHREDSETPLEETMGALDQAVRSGRALYAGISNYSPEKTRQAAQILADLGTPLLIHQPSYSMFNRHVEDGLLETVDELGVGLAVFSPLQQGLLTDRYLGGVPQTSRAAGSAGSLSERQVTGTDYLDRVRGLSAIAEDRGQSLAQLALAWTLRHPQVSTALVGASSVQQLEQNIATVQKLDLSEDELARIEEFAVDGTAR, via the coding sequence ATGAGCATCGATGCCTACCTCCCGGCTGCCTCCCGCTACGACAGCACCCCGTACCGCCGCGTCGGCCGATCCGGCGTGCAGCTGCCCCCGATCTCCCTGGGCCTGTGGCAGAACTTCGGCGAGAACCGCGATCCCCTGACCCTGCGCACCATCGTGCGCCGCGCCTTCGACCTCGGCGTGCACCACTTCGACCTGGCCAACAACTACGGCCCGCCCCCGGGCAGCGCCGAGACCCAGCTGGGCCGCATCCTCGCGCAGGACTTCCGCGCCCACCGCGACGAGCTGGTCATCTCCTCGAAGGCCGGCTACCGCATGTGGGACGGCCCCTTCGGCGACGGCGGCTCCCGCAAGTACCTGCTGAACTCCCTGGACCAGTCCCTGGAGCGCCTGGGCCTGGACCACGTGGACATCTTCTACCACCACCGCGAGGACTCCGAGACCCCGCTCGAGGAGACGATGGGCGCCCTGGACCAGGCCGTCCGCAGCGGTCGCGCCCTCTACGCGGGCATCTCGAACTACTCCCCGGAGAAGACCCGGCAGGCCGCGCAGATCCTCGCCGACCTCGGCACGCCGCTGCTGATCCACCAGCCCTCGTACTCGATGTTCAACCGCCACGTCGAGGACGGGCTGCTCGAGACGGTGGACGAGCTCGGCGTGGGCCTGGCCGTCTTCTCGCCGCTGCAGCAGGGACTGCTCACCGACCGCTACCTCGGCGGGGTGCCGCAGACCTCCCGCGCCGCGGGCTCCGCCGGCTCGCTCAGCGAGCGCCAGGTCACCGGCACGGACTACCTCGACCGGGTGCGCGGTCTCTCCGCGATCGCCGAGGACCGCGGCCAGAGCCTCGCCCAGCTCGCCCTCGCCTGGACCCTGCGCCACCCGCAGGTGAGCACGGCCCTGGTGGGCGCCTCCTCGGTGCAGCAGCTCGAACAGAACATCGCCACCGTCCAGAAGCTCGACCTCTCCGAGGACGAGCTGGCACGGATCGAGGAGTTCGCGGTCGACGGCACCGCCCGCTGA
- the ppc gene encoding phosphoenolpyruvate carboxylase, whose product MPHSDAIAVPTLTSEFPVVGDDPHIDAPLRATVRRLSTLLGRALADQHGQEMLDLVEQVRKLTKEAKSADSEASAQDVQQRLAALPIEQATALTRAFSQYFLLANAAEQVYRVRALDERPADESWMPRTVRAVHEEIGAEGLQKAVDSLDVRLIFTAHPTEASRRAVLTKLRRISDILAEDTEEGTTERRRQDRDLAELVETLWQTDELRRQRPTPQDEARNALYYLRQIFRQTMPEMLDDLREELREHGVQMRDDQVPLRFGSWIGGDRDGNPFVTAQVTREVLELQADNAIDLAIEVVSDLILELSVSSELTGEDEELRASLAQDLEHESELDEEQQEQYRQEPYRLKLGAIRAKLRATRDRIRSGEAHLHGRDYASGEELQEDFRVLREALRRHGGERLADGALGVAQQVLAASGLNLATLDVREHSEKHHEVAARLFDRVGELDRPYAELSREERTSVLGHELGSRRPLVGAAIVEDESILDDPTRTTYNVFREIRDAHRLYGTSVIETYIISMTHGADDVLAAALLAREAGLISIAGNEEHRADLGFVPLLEEVSELRHAGEILDELLSDASYREVVRLRGDRQEVMLGYSDGNKDAGVMTSQWEIHQAQRSLRDAAARHGVTLRLFHGRGGSVGRGGGPTYDAILAQPYGVLEGEIKFTEQGEVISDKYMLPSLARENLDLSLAAVLEGSALHTTPRSTPEQLDRFGEVMQSVSDASFARYRTLVDDENLPEYFVSATPVEQLGDLNIGSRPSKRASSSKGLDGLRAIPWVFGWTQSRQIVPGWFGVGSGLKAAREAGLEPDLHEMYRSWHFFRTVISNVEMTLAKTDMQIAAHYVHSLVPENLWYLFDRIREEYELSVAEIERLTGVLDLLDNQPILKRTLAVRDRYLDPISYMQVAMLQRARAATANGEELSPELQRALLTTINGVAAGLKNTG is encoded by the coding sequence GTGCCACATTCCGACGCCATCGCCGTCCCGACCTTGACGAGCGAGTTCCCCGTCGTCGGCGACGATCCGCACATCGACGCCCCTCTCCGGGCGACCGTTCGCCGCCTCTCGACCCTGCTGGGGCGTGCACTCGCCGACCAGCACGGCCAGGAGATGCTCGACCTCGTCGAGCAGGTCCGCAAGCTGACCAAGGAGGCGAAGTCCGCCGATTCCGAGGCCAGCGCCCAGGACGTCCAGCAGCGCCTCGCTGCCTTGCCCATCGAGCAGGCCACCGCCCTGACCCGTGCGTTCTCCCAGTACTTCCTGCTGGCCAACGCCGCCGAGCAGGTCTACCGGGTGCGCGCCCTCGACGAGCGCCCGGCCGACGAGTCCTGGATGCCCCGCACCGTGCGGGCCGTCCATGAGGAGATCGGGGCAGAGGGCCTGCAGAAGGCCGTCGACTCCCTCGACGTGCGCCTGATCTTCACCGCGCATCCCACCGAGGCCTCGCGCCGTGCGGTGCTCACCAAGCTGCGCCGCATCTCGGACATCCTCGCCGAGGACACGGAGGAGGGCACCACCGAGCGCCGCCGTCAGGACCGCGACCTCGCCGAGCTCGTCGAGACGCTCTGGCAGACCGACGAGCTGCGCCGCCAGCGCCCCACCCCGCAGGACGAGGCCCGCAACGCCCTCTACTACCTGCGTCAGATCTTCCGCCAGACCATGCCGGAGATGCTCGACGACCTCCGCGAGGAGCTGCGCGAGCACGGTGTGCAGATGCGCGACGACCAGGTGCCGCTGCGCTTCGGCTCCTGGATCGGCGGCGACCGTGACGGCAATCCCTTCGTCACCGCCCAGGTCACCCGCGAGGTGCTCGAGCTCCAGGCCGACAACGCGATCGACCTCGCCATCGAGGTGGTCTCCGACCTGATCCTCGAGCTGTCCGTCTCCAGCGAGCTGACCGGTGAGGACGAGGAGCTGCGGGCGAGCCTCGCCCAGGACCTCGAGCACGAGTCCGAGCTCGACGAGGAGCAGCAGGAGCAGTACCGCCAGGAGCCCTACCGCCTCAAGCTCGGGGCGATCCGGGCCAAGCTGCGCGCCACCCGCGATCGGATCCGCTCCGGCGAGGCGCACCTGCACGGCAGGGACTACGCCTCCGGCGAGGAGCTGCAGGAGGACTTCCGGGTCCTGCGCGAGGCGCTGCGCCGTCACGGCGGGGAGCGGCTCGCCGACGGCGCCCTGGGCGTGGCCCAGCAGGTGCTGGCCGCCTCCGGGCTGAACCTCGCCACCCTCGACGTGCGCGAGCACTCCGAGAAGCACCATGAGGTCGCGGCCCGTCTGTTCGACCGGGTGGGCGAGCTGGACCGCCCCTATGCGGAGCTCAGCCGCGAGGAGCGCACCTCGGTGCTCGGGCACGAGCTCGGCAGCCGTCGGCCGCTGGTCGGTGCGGCGATCGTCGAGGACGAGTCGATCCTCGACGACCCCACCCGCACCACCTACAACGTGTTCCGCGAGATCCGCGACGCCCACCGTCTGTACGGCACCTCCGTCATCGAGACCTACATCATCTCGATGACCCACGGCGCCGACGACGTGCTCGCCGCAGCGCTCCTGGCCCGTGAGGCGGGGCTGATCAGCATCGCCGGCAACGAGGAGCATCGGGCGGATCTCGGCTTCGTGCCGCTGCTCGAGGAGGTCTCCGAGCTGCGCCATGCCGGCGAGATCCTCGACGAGCTGCTCAGCGACGCCTCCTACCGCGAGGTCGTGCGTCTGCGCGGCGATCGCCAGGAGGTCATGCTCGGCTACTCCGATGGCAACAAGGACGCCGGGGTGATGACGAGCCAGTGGGAGATCCATCAGGCCCAGCGCTCGCTGCGCGATGCGGCGGCCCGGCACGGCGTCACCCTGCGGCTGTTCCACGGCCGCGGAGGCTCCGTCGGCCGAGGCGGCGGCCCCACGTACGACGCGATCCTGGCCCAGCCGTACGGCGTGCTCGAGGGCGAGATCAAGTTCACCGAGCAGGGCGAGGTCATCTCCGACAAGTACATGCTGCCCTCGCTGGCCCGGGAGAACCTGGACCTGTCGCTGGCCGCCGTGCTCGAGGGCTCCGCGCTGCACACCACGCCGCGCTCGACCCCCGAGCAGCTGGACCGATTCGGCGAGGTCATGCAGTCGGTCTCGGATGCGTCCTTCGCGCGATACCGCACGCTGGTGGACGACGAGAACCTGCCGGAGTACTTCGTCTCGGCCACCCCGGTCGAGCAGCTCGGCGACCTGAACATCGGCTCGCGCCCCTCCAAGCGCGCCAGCTCCTCGAAGGGGCTGGACGGTCTGCGGGCCATTCCGTGGGTGTTCGGCTGGACCCAGTCGCGGCAGATCGTGCCGGGCTGGTTCGGTGTGGGCTCCGGCCTGAAGGCCGCCCGGGAGGCCGGCCTCGAGCCGGACCTGCACGAGATGTACCGCAGCTGGCACTTCTTCCGCACCGTGATCAGCAATGTCGAGATGACGCTCGCGAAGACGGACATGCAGATCGCCGCGCACTACGTGCACTCGCTGGTGCCGGAGAACCTCTGGTACCTCTTCGATCGGATCCGCGAGGAGTACGAGCTCTCCGTGGCCGAGATCGAGCGGCTCACCGGCGTGCTGGACCTGCTGGACAACCAGCCGATCCTCAAGCGCACCCTCGCCGTGCGCGATCGCTACCTGGACCCGATCTCCTACATGCAGGTCGCGATGCTGCAGCGGGCCCGTGCCGCGACCGCGAACGGCGAGGAGCTCTCGCCGGAGCTCCAGCGCGCGCTGCTGACCACCATCAACGGTGTCGCAGCGGGTCTGAAGAACACCGGCTGA
- the ehuC gene encoding ectoine/hydroxyectoine ABC transporter permease subunit EhuC gives MNGLIGFFEQLGPNLEVLGARLPQILDGVWTTVLATVLGGMLALVISFAFGILQTVKIAPVRIVARVFVEFFRGTSLVVQLFWLCFVLPQLPYPLGFRLEPLVVGVLALGLNYGAYGAEVVRGSIGSVPKGQYEALSALSLSPVRGLFRVIIPQAWALMIPSLSNLWIQLLKGSAIVYTVTLYDLFFQVEQIRRQTGTWFAFLFALLAYYLIAWVIVIIMNALEVQAKHRIGRGPALSTSLGSLLRAPGSASVAKGGLT, from the coding sequence ATGAACGGACTGATCGGGTTCTTCGAGCAGCTCGGACCGAACCTCGAGGTCCTCGGCGCCCGGCTGCCGCAGATCCTCGACGGGGTCTGGACCACCGTTCTCGCGACCGTGCTCGGCGGGATGCTGGCCCTGGTCATCTCCTTCGCCTTCGGCATCCTCCAGACCGTGAAGATCGCCCCGGTGAGGATCGTCGCGCGCGTCTTCGTGGAGTTCTTCCGCGGCACCTCGCTGGTGGTCCAGCTGTTCTGGCTCTGCTTCGTGCTGCCCCAGCTCCCGTACCCGCTCGGCTTCCGCCTCGAGCCGCTGGTGGTCGGGGTCCTGGCGCTGGGGCTGAACTACGGGGCCTACGGCGCCGAGGTGGTGCGCGGCTCGATCGGCTCGGTGCCCAAGGGCCAGTACGAGGCGCTCAGCGCGCTCAGCCTGAGCCCCGTGCGCGGCCTGTTCCGGGTGATCATCCCGCAGGCCTGGGCCCTGATGATCCCGTCGCTGTCGAACCTGTGGATCCAGCTGCTCAAGGGCAGCGCGATCGTCTACACGGTCACGCTGTACGACCTCTTCTTCCAGGTCGAGCAGATTCGCAGGCAGACCGGCACCTGGTTCGCGTTCCTGTTCGCACTGCTGGCCTACTACCTCATCGCCTGGGTGATCGTCATCATCATGAACGCCCTCGAGGTGCAGGCCAAGCACCGGATCGGCCGCGGCCCGGCTCTCTCGACGTCGCTGGGCTCCCTGCTGCGCGCCCCGGGCAGCGCCTCGGTGGCGAAGGGGGGTCTGACGTGA
- the ehuD gene encoding ectoine/hydroxyectoine ABC transporter permease subunit EhuD produces the protein MNDSWWSWDHAAAVLPELLIAFVKYTLVATVLGTLIAVVLGLIVAMIRRVSPAVIRTPVTWVVEFIRMTPLVVQLVFANLVLSPYVDSTFAIGVWVLGIHYTTYMAEVYRAGIDSVPKGQWEAATALSLPQTRTWRAIIVPQAIRSTLPALGNYAISMFKETPFFVVIYIPEMVRVAQTYGGDTFRYTESITLAGLIFLASSYPTSVLIRRLEKKLA, from the coding sequence GTGAACGACTCCTGGTGGTCCTGGGACCACGCCGCCGCCGTCCTGCCCGAGCTGCTAATCGCGTTCGTCAAGTACACGCTGGTCGCGACCGTGCTCGGCACCCTCATCGCGGTGGTGCTGGGCCTGATCGTCGCGATGATCCGCCGGGTCTCGCCGGCCGTCATCCGCACCCCGGTGACCTGGGTGGTCGAGTTCATCCGGATGACGCCCCTGGTGGTGCAGCTGGTGTTCGCGAACCTGGTGCTCTCGCCGTACGTCGACTCGACCTTCGCGATCGGCGTGTGGGTGCTCGGCATCCATTACACGACCTACATGGCCGAGGTGTACCGCGCCGGCATCGACTCTGTGCCCAAGGGCCAGTGGGAGGCGGCCACCGCGCTGTCGCTCCCGCAGACCCGCACCTGGCGGGCGATCATCGTCCCCCAGGCGATCCGCAGCACCCTTCCGGCGCTGGGCAACTATGCGATCTCCATGTTCAAGGAGACCCCGTTCTTCGTGGTCATCTACATCCCGGAGATGGTGCGGGTCGCCCAGACGTACGGCGGGGACACCTTCCGCTACACCGAGTCGATCACCCTGGCCGGCCTGATCTTCCTGGCCTCGAGCTACCCGACCTCCGTCCTGATCCGACGACTGGAGAAGAAACTTGCCTGA
- a CDS encoding GNAT family N-acetyltransferase, which produces MAEIIRAHDDDWSLVREIRLRSLSTDPAAFGQSWEKESTYEEKVWAQRVRDAAWFLAVEDGQPVAVVAARHEQDSPANERELQAMWVSPNSRHSGIAGKLAEAIFAWTSEDGADTVTLYVGPKNEGARALYESLGFTDTGDRWEIIEDDPDGAWLKMSRGV; this is translated from the coding sequence ATGGCCGAAATCATCCGCGCCCACGACGACGACTGGTCGCTCGTGCGCGAGATCCGTCTCCGGTCCCTCAGCACGGACCCCGCCGCCTTCGGGCAGAGCTGGGAGAAGGAGTCCACCTACGAGGAGAAGGTCTGGGCGCAGCGCGTCCGGGACGCCGCCTGGTTCCTCGCCGTCGAGGACGGACAGCCGGTGGCGGTCGTCGCCGCCCGCCACGAGCAGGACTCCCCCGCCAACGAGCGTGAGCTCCAGGCCATGTGGGTCTCCCCGAACTCCCGGCACTCCGGCATCGCCGGCAAGCTCGCCGAGGCGATCTTCGCCTGGACCTCCGAGGACGGCGCCGACACGGTCACGCTGTACGTCGGCCCGAAGAACGAGGGCGCCCGCGCGCTCTACGAGTCCCTCGGCTTCACCGACACGGGCGACCGCTGGGAGATCATCGAGGACGATCCCGACGGCGCCTGGCTGAAGATGTCCCGCGGCGTCTGA
- a CDS encoding GNAT family N-acetyltransferase, whose translation MTPQDTAPSAAPTGQGPTIRLRPATDGDVPAVVDLVQLAYRGEGGWTTEAHLVDGHRTDAAEVRGMLADPAVTLLVAESEGEILGCCYTHRDPADADGATRAELGLFAVHPAAQSRGLGGRLLEAQAAVLREAGVDVLVIRVLQSRPELHAWYERHGFTPVGRSVPFAGNPDRLKVAGLGMDIMERPLGTH comes from the coding sequence ATGACCCCGCAGGACACCGCCCCGTCGGCCGCACCGACCGGCCAGGGCCCGACGATCCGCCTGCGGCCCGCCACCGACGGCGACGTCCCCGCGGTCGTCGACCTCGTGCAGCTCGCCTATCGCGGCGAGGGCGGCTGGACCACCGAGGCGCACCTGGTGGACGGCCACCGCACCGACGCCGCCGAGGTGCGCGGGATGCTCGCCGATCCCGCCGTGACGCTGCTGGTCGCGGAGTCCGAGGGCGAGATCCTGGGCTGCTGCTACACCCACCGGGACCCGGCCGATGCCGACGGGGCCACCCGTGCGGAGCTCGGCCTGTTCGCCGTCCACCCCGCCGCGCAGTCCCGCGGCCTGGGCGGGCGACTGCTCGAGGCCCAGGCCGCGGTGCTGCGCGAGGCGGGGGTGGACGTGCTGGTGATCCGGGTGCTGCAGTCCCGGCCCGAGCTGCACGCCTGGTACGAGCGCCACGGCTTCACGCCCGTGGGACGCTCCGTGCCCTTCGCCGGCAACCCCGACCGGCTGAAGGTGGCCGGCCTCGGGATGGACATCATGGAGCGCCCGCTGGGCACGCACTAG